CTCAAGACGGTTAAGAATAGCATCTGCCTCTTTATCAGAGATCGGAGCCGGACGATCAGACGTACCGCCGATGAACCCCATTACACGAGGGATACTACGTACCAGATGCCATGTCTCATCGTTCATCACCATCTGTACAAGCACATAGCCAGGGAAGAACTTACGTTCGCTCTTACGGCGCTGACCTGCACGCACTTCTACAACTTCTTCAGTTGGGACAAGCACTTCTTCGAAGTACTCTTCCATGCCGTGCATTTTAATATGCTCACGTAGGGATTGTGCTACACGACCTTCAAAACCAGAGAAGGCCTGTACAACATACCATCGTTTTTTTGGAGCTTCGCTCATGAACTCTTACCTCACACACCGGTAACTAGGCGGACTAGACGGACCATGATGCCGTCGATGCCCCACAAGGCTAACGCCATAATGACAGTGACAGCTAAAACGATAAAGGTTGTCTGCGTAGCTTCCTGACGAGTAGGCCATACTACCTTGCGGACTTCCATGCGCGATTCGCGGGCAAACGCAATCGCGGTTTTACCTTTTGCTGTAAGTGCAGCAATACCACCCGCTGCTGCCACAAGGACAACAACCGCAGCAGCGCGTAGCACTACAGAAACATCACTGTACAGGTAATTACCAACCACAGCGGCAGCTAGCAGAGCAAATACAACGACCCACTTAAGGCCGTCCATACTGCTTGAGCTGCTTTGGTTTTCGGCATTCGCTTTCATACAACCAACCTGTAACTAGTCTCAATATAGACGAAAATAACCCCGCATTTGCGAGGCCAGTAATGAAGGAAAGCACTAAAGCTTTAATTACAAACAAAAAACTTCATCATAATAAAAAGTTTTTCTGCCGGCTTGAGCAAAAAACATGCAAAACCAAGCAACAGCGCAGAAAAAGGGCATCAAATGATGCCCTTTTTAGTACCTAGTCGTCAAATATTATTCAACGATCTTAGCTACAACACCAGCACCAACGGTACGGCCACCTTCA
This Photobacterium gaetbulicola Gung47 DNA region includes the following protein-coding sequences:
- a CDS encoding transcription antitermination protein NusG (COG0250) — translated: MSEAPKKRWYVVQAFSGFEGRVAQSLREHIKMHGMEEYFEEVLVPTEEVVEVRAGQRRKSERKFFPGYVLVQMVMNDETWHLVRSIPRVMGFIGGTSDRPAPISDKEADAILNRLEKASESPVHKTVFEPGEVVRVTDGPFADFNGVVEEVDYDKSRLKVSVSIFGRATPVELEFGQVEKS
- a CDS encoding preprotein translocase subunit SecE (COG0690); this encodes MKANAENQSSSSSMDGLKWVVVFALLAAAVVGNYLYSDVSVVLRAAAVVVLVAAAGGIAALTAKGKTAIAFARESRMEVRKVVWPTRQEATQTTFIVLAVTVIMALALWGIDGIMVRLVRLVTGV